The following coding sequences lie in one Rhodohalobacter barkolensis genomic window:
- a CDS encoding class I SAM-dependent methyltransferase, with protein sequence MDSIQVYNQKSDEYDRWFDEHPVFFESELKALKKVVPLNKFGVEIGIGTGRFAEKLAVDRGLDPSESMANIAESRGIKTLIGKAEEMPFNENSFDYAVMITVDCFLENIPKAFQEVKRILKPGGVFIIGMINKNSVLGQTYQKRKHSNPFYRHATFHSPEELTVILEDAGFKSFEYWQTLITASETTPKEPERGYGKGGFVVLKAVSG encoded by the coding sequence ATGGATTCGATTCAGGTATACAATCAGAAAAGTGATGAGTACGACCGGTGGTTTGATGAGCATCCGGTCTTTTTTGAATCTGAGTTAAAAGCGCTGAAAAAGGTAGTTCCGTTAAATAAGTTCGGAGTTGAAATTGGGATAGGAACAGGTCGGTTCGCCGAAAAATTGGCTGTCGACCGCGGACTTGACCCTTCCGAAAGTATGGCGAATATTGCAGAATCCAGAGGTATTAAAACACTCATTGGGAAAGCAGAAGAGATGCCTTTCAATGAGAATAGTTTTGACTACGCCGTCATGATTACCGTCGATTGTTTTCTGGAAAATATTCCTAAAGCATTTCAGGAAGTAAAAAGAATTTTGAAGCCCGGCGGTGTGTTTATCATTGGAATGATCAATAAGAACAGTGTATTGGGGCAGACCTATCAGAAAAGAAAGCATTCCAATCCATTTTACAGACATGCCACATTTCACTCACCTGAAGAGTTAACCGTGATTTTAGAAGATGCCGGATTTAAGAGTTTTGAATATTGGCAAACCTTGATCACTGCCTCCGAAACAACTCCGAAAGAACCTGAGAGAGGATACGGAAAAGGTGGGTTTGTGGTCTTAAAAGCAGTATCCGGGTAA
- a CDS encoding type II toxin-antitoxin system RelE/ParE family toxin, translated as MEIVWTNQALRKLNKFVDYIAQGDLVTAEKWALKLIEKTDQLIEQPESGRVVPEYDEPNLRELIFGYYRVIYRIRKEENKIYIQTVWHARQNPTQSSAGLR; from the coding sequence GTGGAGATAGTCTGGACTAATCAGGCACTACGAAAACTCAACAAGTTTGTTGATTACATCGCTCAGGGTGATCTTGTTACTGCGGAAAAGTGGGCGTTAAAGCTTATTGAGAAAACCGATCAGCTCATTGAACAACCGGAATCAGGCCGGGTAGTGCCTGAGTATGATGAGCCAAATTTGAGAGAGTTAATATTTGGATACTATCGGGTAATTTACCGAATACGTAAAGAAGAGAATAAAATCTATATTCAAACTGTGTGGCATGCTAGACAAAATCCTACTCAATCGAGTGCGGGGTTGCGTTAA
- a CDS encoding type II toxin-antitoxin system Phd/YefM family antitoxin, with translation MATARIEIDQDIQPLSEFRKHAADFIDRIKKQKRSIVLTQHGKSAAVLVDVSEYQRMVDKIDLMEELIEAERQIARGEVVSHEEAKNRLKKTLTSGDSLD, from the coding sequence ATGGCAACAGCACGAATTGAAATAGACCAGGATATCCAGCCGCTATCTGAATTTCGAAAGCATGCAGCAGATTTCATCGATCGTATCAAAAAGCAAAAAAGATCCATTGTTTTGACACAGCATGGAAAAAGTGCAGCTGTTTTAGTTGATGTATCAGAGTATCAACGAATGGTTGATAAAATCGATTTAATGGAAGAGTTGATCGAAGCAGAACGACAAATTGCAAGAGGTGAAGTCGTCTCCCACGAAGAGGCAAAAAACAGATTAAAGAAAACCTTGACAAGTGGAGATAGTCTGGACTAA
- a CDS encoding TlpA disulfide reductase family protein, which yields MLCISCTTDSNETVFTLDGNVNNMDIENVLLYQAKGLNANEYDIVDTLSVEADGVFSESYSLEPNFYRLIIHDSLEVPFIADSGQNITMNFPSATDYEISGSPDTELYEEYEEFRLEVLNDIVIPIRSELEDMLAENNPDNAERIERLGDRVLRAEATYRDTLRSAVEKMGTSIAIYPTMVRWDGDRDMEFYENLAAEFSERHQGLRVADLVSEKVRILEQVSIGGEVAEIVAPDTSGVEQSLYDNMGKYTLIDFFGSWCGPCRSESAQLGRMYDRYNNSGFEIFGFGIEFEKERWIGAIEKDNRTWVNVSTVDGYESDTAREYSVTALPKNFLVDENGIIVAKDLHGRELEEKLEELFSDN from the coding sequence GTGTTGTGCATCTCGTGTACAACGGATTCAAATGAAACTGTATTTACCTTGGATGGGAATGTAAATAACATGGATATAGAGAATGTCCTGTTGTATCAGGCGAAAGGACTTAACGCCAATGAGTATGATATCGTGGATACCCTGTCGGTTGAGGCCGATGGTGTGTTTTCAGAGTCCTACAGCCTTGAACCCAACTTCTATCGGTTGATCATACACGACTCTCTTGAGGTTCCGTTTATTGCTGATTCCGGTCAAAATATTACGATGAATTTTCCTTCAGCAACGGATTACGAAATCTCCGGTTCACCGGATACGGAGCTTTATGAAGAGTATGAAGAGTTCCGGCTGGAGGTCTTGAACGATATCGTGATCCCGATCCGGTCTGAGCTGGAAGATATGCTGGCCGAGAATAATCCCGACAATGCGGAGAGAATTGAACGGCTTGGTGATCGGGTGCTTAGAGCGGAAGCGACCTACCGGGACACCCTTAGGTCTGCAGTTGAAAAGATGGGGACATCGATCGCGATTTATCCAACCATGGTCCGATGGGACGGTGACAGAGACATGGAGTTTTACGAAAATCTCGCCGCCGAATTTTCTGAGCGTCATCAAGGGCTGAGAGTCGCTGACCTTGTTTCAGAGAAAGTGAGAATACTGGAACAAGTTTCCATTGGGGGTGAAGTGGCAGAAATTGTGGCTCCCGATACATCCGGAGTGGAACAATCTCTTTATGATAATATGGGCAAGTACACCCTGATCGATTTTTTTGGGAGCTGGTGCGGACCGTGCAGATCAGAAAGCGCCCAGCTGGGCAGAATGTATGATCGTTACAACAATTCCGGATTTGAGATTTTCGGGTTTGGTATTGAGTTTGAAAAGGAGAGGTGGATCGGGGCCATTGAGAAAGACAACAGAACCTGGGTCAACGTTTCCACGGTTGACGGCTACGAAAGTGATACCGCCAGAGAATATTCTGTAACGGCTCTGCCTAAGAATTTCCTTGTGGATGAGAACGGAATCATTGTGGCCAAAGATCTTCATGGCCGGGAGCTGGAAGAGAAACTTGAAGAATTATTTTCAGACAATTAA
- a CDS encoding DUF2971 domain-containing protein, producing the protein MEGQYLYTGSSDGVNKDIQQILNNKKDRIRICSLSNNYQSPVMWSHYANGHRGVVLGVEIDPNKYNVRSIFYDGPMKINLNSLNTNSAIDILTTKLQAWKYEEEERVFTIDGSQFVDIDLKKIIFGSRMNTRDKGLIMDLVESICPEVIVEDSHIS; encoded by the coding sequence ATGGAAGGACAATACTTATATACTGGCAGTTCTGATGGGGTAAACAAAGATATTCAGCAAATACTTAATAATAAAAAGGACAGAATTAGAATTTGCTCTCTATCAAATAACTATCAAAGTCCAGTGATGTGGTCACATTATGCGAATGGACACAGAGGAGTTGTACTTGGTGTAGAAATTGATCCTAATAAGTATAATGTTCGATCTATTTTTTATGACGGTCCGATGAAAATTAATCTAAATAGCCTTAATACAAATTCAGCAATTGACATTTTAACAACCAAATTACAAGCCTGGAAATATGAGGAAGAAGAGAGGGTTTTTACAATTGACGGCAGTCAATTTGTAGATATAGATTTAAAGAAAATCATATTTGGCTCTCGAATGAATACAAGAGATAAAGGCTTAATTATGGATTTAGTTGAATCAATTTGTCCAGAAGTTATTGTTGAAGATTCACATATAAGTTAA
- a CDS encoding histidine kinase dimerization/phosphoacceptor domain -containing protein: MTVTRSAVIFLVLLFLCNCSLLAQQIDDVQTIYSVSEALADRDEDGNIDLLNQTVVISGRASVDNLIFNEQRLSVYMQDESAGIQVFSGTLKADISEGDSLVVKGTLELYYDKPEIVADTVYVVDAPPRVPTPKTLSRVAPNPENYLGMLVQGRAVVSQKNASSGYRGLKISINDSTEHISEVYISQSHRLKDEFNLELLSIGDEIEISGILGKFVFLTSGTVIYHIMPRTTDDIKALGFPRKYLSYLGWFGIASFVLIFGWIFVLRRQVKSKTNELSVALEEKEILMQEIHHRVKNNLAKIVALLDLQISVADHPAVEKSLSNSKSRINSMTLIHEKLYQTQKYQTVRLDHYLKDLVTTIHQTYTNEKQKVRLDFDLDEVTFSVDKTVVCGLLVNELVINAFKYAFADKDEGVLSIVLKKKGENIRLSISDDGPGLPGEFGKIQGEGLGTILIQNFAEQLDADMQVHSYEHGTSFSFTFE; the protein is encoded by the coding sequence ATGACGGTAACACGATCAGCAGTAATATTCCTTGTTTTACTTTTTTTATGTAACTGTTCCCTCCTTGCTCAGCAGATTGATGATGTTCAAACGATCTATTCCGTTTCAGAAGCACTTGCAGATCGTGATGAAGATGGAAACATTGATCTTCTCAACCAAACCGTAGTGATTTCCGGGCGTGCTTCTGTTGATAATCTCATTTTTAATGAACAGCGTCTTTCCGTTTATATGCAGGATGAAAGCGCCGGTATTCAGGTGTTTAGCGGTACACTGAAAGCCGATATCAGTGAAGGGGACAGCTTAGTTGTAAAAGGGACTCTGGAACTGTATTACGACAAACCTGAAATCGTAGCAGATACCGTTTACGTTGTGGATGCCCCACCCAGGGTTCCAACTCCAAAAACACTATCCCGGGTTGCACCAAATCCGGAAAATTACCTGGGAATGTTGGTGCAAGGGCGTGCGGTGGTCTCACAAAAAAATGCCAGTTCCGGTTACAGGGGACTCAAAATTTCCATTAACGATTCTACTGAGCATATTTCAGAAGTATATATATCACAATCACACAGATTAAAAGATGAGTTTAATTTGGAGTTATTGAGTATAGGGGATGAAATTGAAATTTCAGGAATACTTGGCAAATTTGTTTTTCTAACCAGTGGCACCGTTATCTATCATATAATGCCACGCACCACCGATGATATTAAAGCACTGGGCTTTCCCCGAAAATACTTAAGCTATTTAGGGTGGTTTGGAATCGCTTCCTTCGTTTTAATTTTTGGATGGATTTTTGTACTCAGAAGGCAGGTAAAATCCAAGACGAATGAACTTTCTGTTGCATTGGAGGAGAAAGAGATTCTGATGCAGGAAATACACCATAGAGTTAAAAATAACCTTGCTAAAATTGTAGCCCTTCTTGATCTGCAAATTAGCGTGGCTGATCATCCTGCCGTTGAAAAGAGCTTATCGAACAGCAAAAGCAGGATAAATTCTATGACACTGATTCATGAAAAATTATATCAAACACAGAAGTACCAGACTGTTCGACTCGATCATTATCTGAAGGATCTCGTTACAACCATCCATCAAACCTATACAAACGAAAAACAAAAGGTACGGCTGGACTTTGACTTAGATGAAGTCACTTTTTCAGTTGATAAAACCGTTGTTTGTGGATTATTGGTTAATGAATTGGTGATAAATGCTTTTAAATATGCCTTTGCAGACAAAGATGAAGGAGTTCTAAGCATCGTCTTGAAGAAAAAGGGTGAAAATATTCGACTCAGTATTTCTGATGATGGTCCTGGTCTGCCCGGTGAATTCGGTAAGATACAGGGAGAAGGTTTGGGAACCATTCTTATCCAGAATTTTGCAGAACAACTTGACGCAGACATGCAGGTTCATTCTTATGAACATGGAACTTCGTTTTCTTTTACTTTTGAATAA
- a CDS encoding DUF2200 domain-containing protein — protein MKPTPKHNERMANLTFASVYPHYITKVEKKGRTKEELHQVIEWLTGFDDDKIQELINRKVTFKDFFSEATLNPNAHLITGVICGYRVEEIDNPLTKQVRYLDKVVDELARGKKMENILRSE, from the coding sequence ATGAAACCAACACCGAAACATAATGAGAGAATGGCAAACCTGACGTTTGCATCCGTATATCCGCACTATATCACCAAAGTCGAGAAGAAAGGGAGAACTAAAGAGGAGCTGCATCAGGTCATCGAGTGGCTGACCGGTTTTGATGATGATAAAATTCAAGAGCTCATTAATCGGAAAGTTACGTTTAAAGATTTCTTTAGTGAGGCTACTTTGAACCCGAATGCTCACCTCATTACAGGAGTTATTTGCGGGTATCGGGTAGAGGAGATCGATAATCCACTTACGAAACAGGTAAGATACCTCGATAAGGTAGTGGATGAGCTGGCCAGGGGTAAAAAGATGGAGAACATTTTAAGAAGTGAGTAA
- a CDS encoding sterol desaturase family protein, translated as MESILDSLQEIQVIALAGVLILLFIWESLHPFYAYFTESFKDRGKHVFRNLVIGAINGLLVSVIFVGLWLSASVWAEGNRFGIMHWLQDATGLPLWAHAAGAILLLDFWTYAWHRMNHEIPFFWRFHSVHHSDNKMDVTTASRFHLGEIFFSSIFRIPLIALFGVYLWELVLYEIVMFAVVQFHHANVGLPEKYDRILRTIIVTPNMHRVHHSRWQPETDSNYSSLFSIWDRLARTFRLNPKPETIKLGLEQFDSEEDQTVKGMFKTPVKNPARDES; from the coding sequence ATGGAATCCATTTTAGACTCTCTTCAAGAAATCCAGGTTATCGCACTGGCGGGAGTACTGATCCTGCTATTCATCTGGGAGTCGCTCCATCCGTTTTATGCCTATTTTACCGAATCCTTTAAAGACAGGGGAAAGCATGTTTTTCGGAATTTGGTTATCGGAGCTATCAACGGACTGCTTGTGAGTGTGATTTTCGTCGGGCTTTGGCTTTCGGCATCTGTCTGGGCAGAGGGGAATCGGTTCGGGATCATGCACTGGCTGCAGGATGCGACAGGGCTGCCTCTCTGGGCGCATGCCGCCGGAGCTATTCTCCTGCTCGATTTCTGGACCTACGCCTGGCATCGTATGAATCACGAGATCCCATTTTTCTGGCGCTTTCACAGCGTCCATCACTCCGATAATAAAATGGATGTCACAACAGCCAGCCGCTTTCATTTAGGCGAAATCTTTTTCTCATCTATATTTCGTATACCGCTGATTGCACTGTTTGGGGTATACCTGTGGGAGCTGGTTCTGTATGAAATTGTGATGTTTGCCGTAGTGCAGTTCCACCATGCCAATGTGGGTCTGCCGGAGAAGTATGACCGAATATTGCGAACAATCATCGTAACACCCAACATGCACCGCGTACACCATTCGCGCTGGCAGCCGGAAACCGATTCCAACTACAGTTCGCTCTTCTCAATCTGGGATCGGCTGGCCCGGACGTTTCGGTTGAACCCAAAACCCGAGACGATCAAACTTGGACTCGAACAATTCGACAGTGAAGAAGATCAAACTGTAAAAGGAATGTTCAAAACACCGGTTAAAAACCCGGCAAGGGATGAAAGTTAA
- a CDS encoding MmgE/PrpD family protein gives MIVHELSSFIKKASYGDLSEEAVKQLKIRLLDSIGTAIGAIEGEPVQAIRSMIDDFGGSEISTLIGGGRTTPDRAALYNSGLVRYLDFNDSYLAKGETCHPSDNIGAILAAGEMTGLGGKDFLTALAVAYQVQCRLSDEAPVRDKGFDHTTQGSYAVAAGVSKALDLDEEKTANAIAIAGTALNALRVTRTGALSNWKGLAYPHTAFGGTHAAFLAKYGITGPPAVFEGNKGFMDSIAGEFSIDWESENLERVTNTIIKKYNAEIHSQSSLEGIIELKEEHGFTAEEVDKVEIEIFDVAYHIIGGGEEGDKTIVRTKEEADHSLQYMVSAALLDGPVMPEQYKRERIEADDIQSLLQKVKVAPNQEYSGRFPDEMPVKLTVHLKDGNSHQIVKRDYEGFHTRPMSWETIIQKFEKLADPFTTADLREEIINTVQNFEERSVDQLTELLAKVERSS, from the coding sequence ATGATTGTTCACGAATTGTCATCATTTATCAAAAAAGCATCGTACGGTGATCTATCTGAAGAAGCCGTTAAACAACTTAAAATACGACTGCTCGATTCTATAGGAACTGCCATCGGCGCCATTGAAGGCGAGCCGGTACAAGCCATTCGCAGTATGATTGACGACTTTGGCGGCTCGGAGATAAGTACGCTGATCGGCGGTGGCAGAACAACCCCCGATCGCGCAGCTCTCTACAACAGCGGCCTGGTCCGCTACCTCGATTTTAACGACAGCTACCTTGCTAAAGGCGAGACCTGTCACCCAAGCGACAATATTGGTGCTATCCTCGCCGCGGGTGAAATGACGGGCTTAGGCGGCAAGGATTTTTTGACCGCATTGGCCGTCGCCTACCAGGTGCAGTGCCGCCTGAGTGACGAAGCACCCGTGCGGGATAAAGGATTTGACCACACCACACAGGGATCATATGCCGTGGCCGCAGGCGTTTCGAAGGCATTGGATTTGGATGAAGAGAAAACCGCCAACGCCATTGCCATAGCCGGCACTGCACTGAATGCCCTTCGGGTAACACGGACGGGCGCTCTTTCAAACTGGAAAGGTCTGGCCTACCCGCACACCGCTTTCGGCGGAACGCATGCGGCATTTCTGGCTAAATATGGAATAACGGGTCCGCCGGCCGTATTTGAAGGGAATAAGGGATTCATGGATTCCATCGCCGGAGAGTTCTCGATTGATTGGGAATCCGAAAACCTAGAACGAGTCACAAATACCATCATCAAAAAATATAATGCGGAAATCCATTCCCAATCGTCTCTTGAAGGGATCATTGAACTGAAGGAAGAGCACGGGTTTACAGCGGAAGAGGTGGATAAAGTTGAAATAGAAATCTTTGATGTGGCCTATCACATCATCGGCGGCGGTGAGGAGGGCGACAAGACGATTGTCCGCACCAAGGAGGAGGCCGACCACAGCCTGCAGTATATGGTTTCTGCGGCGCTGCTCGACGGCCCCGTGATGCCTGAACAGTATAAACGGGAGCGCATTGAAGCCGATGACATTCAGTCGCTGCTGCAGAAAGTGAAGGTAGCCCCGAATCAGGAGTACAGCGGCCGTTTCCCTGATGAAATGCCCGTTAAGCTGACGGTACATCTAAAGGACGGAAACAGCCATCAAATTGTAAAGAGAGACTATGAAGGTTTCCATACGCGTCCCATGAGCTGGGAAACCATCATCCAGAAATTTGAAAAGCTGGCTGATCCGTTTACCACGGCCGATTTACGAGAGGAAATCATCAACACAGTCCAAAACTTTGAAGAACGATCTGTAGACCAGCTGACAGAGCTGCTGGCAAAAGTTGAACGATCGTCCTGA
- a CDS encoding alpha/beta hydrolase-fold protein — protein sequence MKNFIPALLLFLLISGCTSSSQNEGHTVKVNLTVSDDVKESFQADGRLYVFLNQNLEVEPMDQIWPYPGRMSHIFAINRTDLSPDGSITIAPNEGWTKTTDWTFENVPEGEYNIQILWDQDKSESRINAPGNLYSEKQKITVSNSIEVDITINQVIAERELAESDLLHLVDFQSDTLSAWWDKPVHLKASVLLPENYDSSESYPIRYNVAGYGGRYTRVNNLLNSADFTDWWQSDEGPRVINVFLDGEGPFGDSYQMDSENSGPYGHALIYELIPHIESEYRGTDSANTRFVDGCSTGGWVSLGLQLYYPDHFNGVFSYSPDAIEFENYQLINIYEDENAFINEFDYERPVMRSTVGEPMISLRDFIAYENTLGDSDTYLNSGGQFSAHTALYSPRGENGLPKPLFHPTTGEIDREVAEHWKKYDFKIYAEENWSTLGPKLQGKIFIWMGDMDQFYLNPSTRAFDEFLKNTEEPVSDAEVIFTPMAGHCDQFSNKTVLMQIQERLGEMEQ from the coding sequence ATGAAAAACTTTATACCTGCACTTCTCCTTTTTCTTCTTATATCGGGTTGTACCTCCAGTAGTCAAAACGAAGGTCACACGGTTAAAGTAAACCTGACGGTCTCAGATGACGTTAAAGAGTCTTTTCAAGCTGATGGACGGTTATACGTTTTTCTGAATCAGAATCTCGAGGTGGAGCCAATGGATCAAATCTGGCCGTACCCGGGAAGAATGAGCCATATCTTTGCAATAAACAGAACCGACTTAAGTCCGGATGGCAGTATTACAATTGCTCCGAATGAGGGTTGGACAAAAACGACCGACTGGACTTTTGAAAACGTTCCGGAGGGTGAGTATAACATTCAGATTCTATGGGATCAGGATAAAAGCGAATCAAGAATTAATGCTCCGGGCAACCTTTATTCAGAAAAACAGAAAATTACAGTTTCAAACTCAATAGAGGTAGACATCACCATAAATCAAGTGATCGCCGAAAGGGAGCTTGCTGAATCTGATTTACTACATTTGGTCGATTTCCAAAGTGACACACTTTCAGCCTGGTGGGATAAGCCGGTACATCTGAAGGCTTCCGTGCTTCTGCCTGAAAATTATGACTCATCTGAATCCTACCCCATCCGATACAATGTGGCGGGATATGGCGGCAGGTACACGAGAGTTAATAATTTGTTAAACAGTGCTGATTTCACTGACTGGTGGCAAAGTGATGAGGGGCCACGGGTAATCAATGTGTTTTTAGACGGAGAAGGGCCTTTTGGTGATTCATACCAAATGGATTCCGAAAACAGCGGGCCTTACGGTCACGCGCTGATTTACGAGCTGATCCCGCACATAGAATCGGAATACAGGGGCACCGATTCAGCAAACACACGTTTTGTAGATGGTTGTTCCACCGGCGGATGGGTCTCACTTGGGCTCCAGCTTTACTATCCCGACCACTTCAATGGTGTATTTTCCTACAGTCCTGATGCCATCGAGTTTGAAAATTATCAGCTGATCAACATCTATGAGGATGAAAATGCTTTCATCAATGAATTCGATTACGAACGGCCGGTGATGAGAAGCACAGTAGGTGAACCTATGATCTCACTGCGTGACTTCATCGCCTACGAAAACACACTCGGAGACTCTGATACCTATCTCAATTCCGGCGGGCAGTTCAGCGCCCACACGGCCCTTTATAGTCCACGTGGCGAGAACGGACTTCCCAAACCGCTCTTTCACCCCACAACAGGTGAGATAGACCGGGAAGTTGCTGAACACTGGAAGAAATACGATTTCAAAATATATGCGGAGGAGAACTGGTCAACGCTCGGGCCAAAACTGCAGGGTAAAATTTTTATCTGGATGGGTGATATGGATCAGTTCTATCTCAACCCGTCAACACGTGCTTTTGATGAGTTCCTGAAAAATACGGAGGAACCGGTATCGGATGCGGAAGTCATCTTTACTCCCATGGCCGGTCATTGCGATCAGTTTTCCAATAAAACCGTATTAATGCAGATTCAGGAAAGATTAGGCGAAATGGAGCAGTAA